Proteins encoded by one window of Cuniculiplasma divulgatum:
- a CDS encoding ATP-binding cassette domain-containing protein — translation MKSIIETHNLSKIYNGKIKAVDDLNIEIGDGEIYGLLGPNGAGKTTTINMLTTRISCTKGTAIVAGYNIRKDSLMVRKTIGVVPQDLTADEDLTGRENLVMVSQFYDVPKEEYEERIPKLLELVDMTEAANRYVRTYSGGMRKRLELIVGLVHNPKILFLDEPTLGLDIQTRTQMWDYVRQIQKEMDVTIILTSHYLEEIDALADRVSIIDHGKVLVTGSPAELKSSLNGDIVTITFKEKEEAEKMKTIPGVIDTSDSGINTVRIKVANSDDSLPDIINFISSNKLSTMKLTVQKPTLDEVFLEYTGKDIRKEDPEDARKMMMNMRRLRR, via the coding sequence ATGAAATCCATAATTGAAACTCATAACCTGAGCAAGATATATAATGGGAAAATCAAGGCTGTTGATGACTTGAACATTGAGATTGGAGATGGGGAAATATATGGTCTTCTAGGACCAAATGGAGCAGGAAAAACAACGACAATCAATATGCTTACAACGAGGATTTCCTGCACAAAAGGAACTGCCATAGTGGCAGGGTATAATATAAGGAAAGACTCCCTTATGGTAAGAAAGACTATTGGTGTCGTTCCACAGGACCTTACTGCAGATGAAGACCTAACAGGAAGAGAAAATTTAGTGATGGTTTCTCAGTTTTATGATGTACCCAAAGAAGAATATGAAGAACGAATTCCAAAACTACTTGAACTTGTTGATATGACAGAAGCCGCAAATAGGTATGTTAGAACCTACTCCGGAGGAATGAGGAAGAGGCTGGAACTCATAGTAGGGCTTGTTCATAACCCAAAGATACTGTTTCTCGACGAACCAACACTGGGTCTTGATATCCAGACAAGGACACAGATGTGGGATTATGTAAGGCAAATTCAGAAAGAAATGGACGTAACCATAATTCTTACATCTCACTATCTGGAGGAAATTGATGCTCTTGCTGACAGAGTTTCTATAATCGATCACGGTAAGGTTCTCGTCACGGGATCTCCAGCAGAACTCAAGTCTTCGCTCAATGGAGATATTGTAACTATAACTTTCAAGGAAAAAGAAGAGGCTGAGAAGATGAAAACAATACCCGGTGTTATTGATACATCAGATTCTGGGATAAATACGGTAAGAATTAAAGTAGCAAATTCAGATGATTCACTTCCAGATATAATAAATTTCATATCTTCCAACAAGTTGTCTACAATGAAACTAACGGTTCAAAAGCCGACGCTTGATGAGGTTTTCCTGGAATATACCGGAAAAGACATAAGAAAGGAAGATCCTGAAGATGCACGAAAGATGATGATGAATATGAGGAGGCTGAGAAGATGA
- a CDS encoding PadR family transcriptional regulator, translating to MKGGMLNYWIMRNISEGPLKGADIIKEMSRKSNGRWRPSPGSVYPALSHMEEKGFVKRDNDGRYSITEEGRNEMKKYDDMVKNLIGTENVNDILEETTANLTYIIETFDYSHFDPSKINDMKTKLMAVLEKIKESEK from the coding sequence ATGAAAGGTGGAATGTTAAATTACTGGATAATGAGGAATATTTCGGAGGGCCCTTTGAAGGGTGCTGATATTATTAAAGAAATGTCCAGAAAATCAAATGGAAGATGGCGACCAAGTCCTGGTAGCGTATATCCCGCCCTATCACATATGGAAGAAAAAGGCTTCGTGAAAAGGGACAATGATGGAAGATACAGCATTACCGAAGAAGGAAGGAATGAGATGAAGAAGTACGATGACATGGTAAAAAATCTCATAGGCACAGAAAATGTAAATGATATTCTGGAAGAGACAACTGCAAACTTAACATATATTATTGAAACTTTTGATTATTCCCATTTTGATCCTTCAAAAATTAATGATATGAAAACTAAGTTAATGGCTGTTCTTGAAAAAATAAAGGAGAGTGAAAAATGA
- a CDS encoding HesA/MoeB/ThiF family protein, protein MKEILNGVNISIIGLGGNGQLASTLLSSLGAQIRLIDGDTVEQSNLQRQPLFDEDDLGMNKAETVYNKIKNRSINKKLSFVREYVDSSNINAILGNSDLIFEATDSFLTRELINEYAVMKKIPWIMTNSYGYFGEFMLIVPDETACLNCLTGGKRMIPLNCHADQISPPVPSTVSVMGTSLLLRYFQDRIKDENFYFYSATLMELQKIKVNKVKECRVCSELIFDKLNDTKFLGRQIF, encoded by the coding sequence GTGAAAGAAATCTTAAATGGTGTCAATATTTCTATAATAGGGCTTGGGGGTAATGGACAGCTTGCATCTACGCTGTTATCATCTTTAGGTGCACAGATAAGACTGATTGATGGTGACACTGTTGAACAATCAAACCTGCAACGACAGCCCCTCTTTGATGAGGATGATTTAGGTATGAATAAAGCAGAAACCGTATACAATAAAATCAAAAATCGTTCAATCAATAAGAAGTTAAGCTTTGTTAGAGAATATGTAGATTCATCAAATATTAATGCCATACTTGGAAATAGTGACCTGATCTTTGAAGCTACCGACTCATTTCTGACCAGAGAATTGATAAATGAATATGCCGTGATGAAGAAAATTCCATGGATAATGACCAATAGTTATGGATATTTTGGCGAATTCATGCTCATTGTGCCGGATGAGACTGCCTGCCTTAATTGCCTTACAGGTGGAAAGAGAATGATTCCTCTAAACTGCCATGCGGACCAGATTTCTCCTCCAGTTCCAAGTACAGTATCAGTTATGGGAACCTCTTTACTGTTACGATATTTTCAGGATCGTATTAAGGATGAAAACTTCTATTTCTATTCTGCCACACTGATGGAATTGCAAAAAATAAAGGTAAACAAAGTGAAAGAATGCAGAGTTTGCTCAGAGTTAATCTTTGATAAATTGAATGATACTAAATTTCTTGGCAGGCAGATATTCTGA
- a CDS encoding zinc-binding dehydrogenase → MKVAVVNKVGQNLDIEERGTPEPGANEVVLRQDLTGICYRDILTRDGFFPRLHTPIVPGHEVSGIIEKVGSGVEYFQVGDRVTSLIYVPCGHCYNCVSGNENLCTNKKTLGENIDGAYSKYVRLNQRSLVKVPKEVTSELAAISACVTGMLVNALKRVGGITEGSRVVITGAGGGVGTHAIQIAKAFGAEVTAVTSSQWKVDSLYKLGADHVISSEGEFNKKVKEIWADGANISLENTGDATFNEAFRSLGFGGKMVVVGNLKPSSPPLQLGVLILKGNTISGNISSTRKDIMDALEMSAKKKIKAVVSEEISIDQINEAYERIKEKKNVGRVFIKF, encoded by the coding sequence ATGAAAGTAGCAGTAGTCAATAAGGTAGGCCAAAATTTGGATATCGAGGAAAGGGGTACGCCAGAGCCTGGTGCAAATGAAGTAGTTCTGAGACAGGATCTGACTGGTATTTGCTACAGGGATATTCTAACCCGGGATGGGTTCTTTCCCAGGCTTCACACTCCTATAGTTCCAGGTCATGAAGTTTCAGGAATAATCGAGAAAGTTGGTTCAGGTGTGGAATATTTTCAGGTTGGTGACAGGGTCACAAGTCTGATTTATGTTCCCTGTGGTCACTGTTATAACTGTGTTTCTGGAAACGAGAATCTGTGCACAAATAAGAAGACACTTGGAGAGAACATAGATGGTGCATACTCAAAATATGTTAGGTTAAATCAGAGAAGTCTAGTAAAGGTTCCCAAAGAGGTAACTTCAGAACTGGCAGCAATTTCAGCTTGCGTAACAGGAATGCTTGTAAATGCCCTGAAGAGGGTTGGTGGAATAACAGAAGGGAGCAGAGTCGTAATAACTGGAGCAGGAGGTGGAGTGGGGACACACGCCATCCAGATAGCAAAGGCATTTGGAGCAGAAGTTACTGCGGTTACAAGTTCGCAATGGAAAGTTGACTCTCTTTACAAGCTAGGTGCAGATCACGTCATATCTTCAGAGGGGGAGTTCAATAAGAAAGTAAAGGAAATATGGGCCGATGGGGCCAATATATCCCTGGAGAACACTGGAGATGCAACATTCAACGAAGCATTCAGATCACTTGGATTTGGAGGTAAAATGGTCGTTGTCGGCAATCTGAAACCATCCTCACCACCGCTACAGCTTGGAGTGCTTATACTGAAAGGAAACACAATTTCCGGTAATATATCGTCAACAAGAAAGGATATAATGGATGCACTTGAAATGTCGGCTAAGAAAAAGATCAAAGCTGTGGTTTCAGAAGAGATTTCAATAGACCAGATCAATGAAGCATATGAAAGGATAAAAGAGAAGAAAAATGTTGGCAGGGTATTTATAAAGTTCTAA
- a CDS encoding ATP-dependent helicase yields the protein MMSKSRILVSANPGSGKTEDLSNQVSKLLQEGVDSDNILCLTFTNKARDEMERRIILKMKDTKYKVPDIHTFHSLSQSIINHRMEGGDLIPERFLRYQILKSLETRQIMNYDGEVLSKDYPAIVNVGQIVNAIKFLKSFAILPDKVHIEELKKNVRMEYNNGNGVNGYTLEEMEILCEGFLDIFRDYESSKNLSQMDYNDILLRAVNYSKAHFNKYQYVFVDEVQDMSEIEYELVKQVGENVYAVGDMKQAIFGFQGGNIRALRDMMSGKDFEKRVIDGTRRLPKNVVEYCINFYRTHEPEELSPELDHFRSMNEKDGVVTLIRLKDKGELIDAVTEILNKQNNDESVGIIVRTNEQANDLSDSLTLKNISHQKISGTKGEKLWREEISKFIGGIYGTSDSIIGMIYSIYSRIPLYDGIQIAERMRFENDLKKVLPRELIDIREKYGNHKNQLLQLFNDYIIPNSIALGESAFEAAKDVFDSLPMFLDRFGTGEEYSLASLQKYILQENSRDSVDEISEKVCIITVHKAKGLEFDHVIYIPKYTEKKNTSAIDLIVDSILKSNNLSYSRDERIKEENRIDFVALTRTKNSLDIITEKKSSTRYDLEPCKKIDFTTKIVNNEFVSMKDISDREKLKLNFKPWIRDYLKKKMEKLNNLSFTMLERVKELDKFVESYVLGIQTKSSALTFGSDIHSYIENYIKSHETPPIMNDEKLTRTWSNFISYDKYVREIQKGKWLGSEMKFKQKVSNVFPDIMTNITVEGRIDGLYKYIEGNTEKTVIVDFKTSKKVNRDYVNQLSLYAKLFSLENKIDMEQIESEIAYLSLRDTKVNINRIEKRWDRIDPTIEMRALEDVKKTVEKFVNYKLSVDSMIRDILSVRNTESNVFIEFQKMLKMEMENS from the coding sequence ATGATGAGCAAATCACGGATACTTGTTTCTGCAAATCCTGGGTCTGGTAAGACTGAAGACCTTTCAAATCAGGTTTCAAAACTTCTTCAAGAAGGAGTAGATTCAGATAATATTTTATGCCTCACGTTCACAAATAAGGCAAGAGATGAGATGGAAAGAAGGATTATACTTAAGATGAAGGATACAAAGTATAAGGTGCCGGACATTCATACATTCCATAGCCTATCTCAAAGTATAATAAATCATAGAATGGAAGGTGGGGACTTGATACCTGAAAGATTCCTCAGATATCAGATATTAAAATCTCTTGAAACAAGACAGATAATGAATTATGATGGAGAAGTTTTATCGAAAGATTATCCGGCAATAGTAAACGTAGGTCAAATTGTGAATGCGATAAAGTTCCTCAAAAGTTTTGCTATTTTACCAGATAAAGTCCATATAGAGGAACTTAAGAAAAATGTAAGGATGGAGTATAACAATGGTAATGGAGTGAATGGTTACACTCTGGAAGAAATGGAAATCTTATGTGAGGGATTTCTAGATATATTCCGTGACTACGAATCTTCAAAGAATTTATCTCAGATGGATTATAACGATATTCTCTTAAGAGCTGTAAATTATTCCAAGGCCCACTTCAATAAATATCAGTATGTTTTTGTTGACGAAGTTCAGGATATGAGTGAAATAGAATATGAACTGGTAAAGCAGGTTGGGGAGAATGTGTATGCTGTTGGAGACATGAAACAGGCAATTTTCGGTTTCCAGGGTGGTAACATTCGTGCTTTAAGAGATATGATGTCCGGGAAAGATTTTGAAAAAAGGGTCATAGATGGAACCAGAAGATTGCCAAAAAATGTTGTTGAATATTGCATTAACTTCTACAGAACTCACGAACCAGAAGAACTGTCACCTGAGCTGGACCATTTCAGGAGCATGAATGAAAAGGATGGGGTGGTTACACTTATCAGGCTGAAAGATAAGGGTGAATTGATAGATGCAGTAACAGAAATTCTGAATAAGCAGAATAATGATGAATCCGTAGGTATTATTGTTAGAACTAATGAACAGGCAAATGATCTTTCAGATTCTCTCACATTAAAGAATATTTCACATCAAAAGATTTCTGGTACGAAAGGTGAGAAGCTGTGGAGAGAGGAAATTTCAAAATTCATCGGTGGGATTTACGGAACCTCTGACAGCATAATTGGAATGATCTATTCAATTTACTCCAGGATACCATTATACGATGGTATTCAGATAGCAGAGAGAATGAGATTTGAAAACGATCTGAAGAAGGTTCTTCCCAGAGAGTTGATAGATATAAGGGAAAAATATGGAAATCATAAGAATCAACTTCTTCAGCTATTCAATGATTATATAATTCCAAATTCTATTGCTCTGGGCGAATCAGCCTTTGAGGCTGCCAAGGATGTATTTGACTCTCTTCCCATGTTCCTTGATAGATTCGGAACAGGAGAAGAATACTCCCTCGCCAGTCTCCAGAAGTATATACTTCAGGAGAATTCAAGGGATAGTGTTGATGAGATCTCAGAGAAGGTCTGTATAATTACCGTACATAAGGCAAAGGGGCTTGAATTTGATCACGTTATATACATTCCAAAATACACAGAGAAGAAGAATACAAGTGCCATTGATCTTATCGTAGATTCCATACTGAAAAGCAATAATCTGAGTTACAGTAGGGATGAAAGAATAAAGGAGGAAAACAGGATAGATTTTGTTGCACTTACTAGAACAAAGAATTCTCTTGATATTATAACTGAGAAAAAATCTTCAACGAGATATGATTTAGAACCATGCAAAAAAATTGACTTTACAACTAAGATAGTAAATAATGAATTTGTAAGTATGAAGGATATTTCCGATAGAGAAAAATTGAAGCTTAATTTCAAACCATGGATAAGGGATTATTTGAAAAAGAAAATGGAAAAATTGAATAACCTGAGTTTTACCATGCTCGAGAGGGTCAAGGAACTGGATAAATTTGTTGAGTCATATGTGCTAGGAATACAGACTAAATCTTCAGCCTTAACCTTTGGAAGTGATATTCACAGCTACATAGAAAATTATATAAAAAGTCATGAGACACCACCAATTATGAATGACGAAAAGCTTACCAGAACGTGGAGCAATTTCATTTCCTATGATAAATACGTAAGGGAAATACAGAAGGGTAAATGGTTAGGATCTGAAATGAAATTCAAGCAAAAGGTTAGTAACGTTTTCCCGGATATTATGACAAATATTACTGTTGAGGGCAGGATCGATGGATTGTATAAGTACATTGAAGGAAATACAGAGAAAACAGTTATTGTGGACTTTAAAACTTCCAAAAAAGTTAACAGGGACTATGTGAACCAGCTATCACTTTACGCAAAGCTATTTTCTCTTGAAAATAAAATAGATATGGAACAGATAGAGTCAGAAATTGCATATTTGAGTCTGAGAGATACCAAGGTGAATATAAACAGGATAGAAAAAAGATGGGATAGAATCGATCCAACCATTGAGATGAGAGCATTAGAAGATGTAAAGAAGACCGTTGAAAAATTTGTTAATTATAAATTGTCGGTCGATTCAATGATTCGAGACATCCTTAGTGTAAGGAACACCGAATCTAATGTTTTCATTGAATTTCAGAAGATGCTAAAGATGGAAATGGAAAACAGTTGA
- a CDS encoding protein kinase domain-containing protein, with protein sequence MVESRKGIRERIHNIRIKKYESYEPSIEIREVEYNKDDGTLNVFVTPKHRKYIKSMEVTIRDYKLRDRVVKLKKIRDEFRLSYRLDNEKKYSFSFYSIAKDGKFTRMDIDMEKLKENMRIIGIEESHAPEENQSINNVVKEKTLSSMSTGSIFTPVKRSWPTSSQYAQSLQNPNFSLSKNYDELKGITFEKNQNVKYSSIIQGAGNFGVVFKYRSNAGDFALKCFTRGSPNIQLRYYEVSKKINDSQISFLLDFKFYQDALRVTQRPKEYFPAVTMKWIEGKTLHTFIKENLANHETFKAIGNNLVNCITEMQNNFIAHGDLSCDNILIDTGNNVKLIDYDGMFVPALKKLGSEELGHESFQHPRRGKYYGERLDNFSILIIYTSLIALSKNPKLWKYNGDDPDKLLFDITDFESPDRSKALRDVQSESPKLKKLVKLINEYLGQPPDWSGFDPSTLLRMR encoded by the coding sequence ATGGTCGAATCGAGGAAAGGAATTAGAGAAAGGATTCACAACATAAGGATCAAGAAATATGAATCCTATGAACCATCAATAGAAATTCGTGAAGTGGAATATAACAAGGATGACGGTACCCTTAATGTCTTTGTAACTCCGAAGCATAGAAAATATATTAAGAGCATGGAGGTCACAATAAGGGATTATAAACTTCGGGATAGAGTAGTAAAACTCAAAAAAATTAGAGACGAATTCAGATTATCATACAGACTGGACAATGAGAAAAAGTATAGTTTCTCCTTTTATTCGATTGCCAAAGATGGTAAATTCACTCGAATGGACATTGATATGGAAAAACTAAAAGAAAATATGAGAATAATAGGTATAGAAGAAAGTCATGCTCCTGAAGAAAATCAATCCATAAATAATGTAGTTAAGGAAAAGACCCTATCGTCTATGTCTACGGGATCTATATTCACACCTGTGAAAAGATCCTGGCCAACCTCATCACAGTATGCTCAGTCTTTGCAGAACCCAAACTTTTCTTTATCTAAAAATTATGATGAACTTAAAGGAATAACATTTGAGAAAAACCAGAATGTGAAGTATTCAAGTATTATTCAGGGAGCAGGTAATTTTGGTGTGGTCTTCAAATACAGGAGTAATGCTGGAGACTTTGCACTGAAATGCTTCACAAGAGGAAGTCCAAATATTCAACTCAGATATTATGAAGTTTCCAAAAAAATAAATGATTCACAAATTTCATTCCTTCTTGATTTTAAGTTCTACCAGGATGCATTAAGGGTGACACAACGACCGAAGGAGTATTTTCCAGCGGTGACTATGAAGTGGATCGAAGGAAAAACTCTTCATACTTTTATAAAAGAGAATTTAGCGAACCATGAAACATTTAAGGCAATCGGAAACAATCTCGTAAACTGTATCACGGAAATGCAGAACAATTTCATAGCACACGGTGACCTCTCGTGTGATAATATATTGATAGATACAGGTAATAATGTAAAACTTATTGACTATGACGGAATGTTTGTTCCAGCCCTTAAAAAACTTGGTTCAGAAGAGCTTGGACATGAATCATTCCAGCATCCAAGGAGGGGCAAATACTACGGAGAAAGACTTGATAATTTCTCTATACTCATAATATATACCTCATTGATCGCACTTTCAAAAAATCCGAAGTTATGGAAATATAATGGGGACGACCCCGATAAGCTTCTTTTTGATATTACTGATTTCGAATCTCCAGATCGCTCAAAAGCGTTAAGGGACGTTCAATCTGAAAGTCCAAAATTAAAGAAGCTGGTAAAACTAATAAATGAATACCTGGGGCAGCCTCCAGACTGGTCAGGTTTTGATCCTTCAACTCTTCTCAGAATGAGATAA
- a CDS encoding vWA domain-containing protein translates to MAYDAEISRRNPGLFIFLLDQSRSMSRKIAGGQRSKAQEASDAINRQLNEVISRCTKSDGIRPYFDVGVIGYGFKSGDARGLIGDSPVSISELESHILKMEKHSEEIDGETIETEFPVWFEPVASYDTPMVKALTIAKEWTEKWIGEHGNSFPPVIINISDGGATDGNPSDIAEEIMNMETSDGKVLLWNCHLSEKDEKPISFPKDETEIPEDKNARTMFSMTSVVPEPMVAIAREEFSNVESGSKAYVFNANLEELIKLLDIGTRVVYNKVE, encoded by the coding sequence ATGGCATATGACGCAGAAATAAGCAGAAGAAATCCTGGGCTCTTCATTTTTCTCCTAGATCAGTCAAGATCTATGAGTAGAAAGATTGCAGGAGGACAGAGATCAAAAGCCCAAGAGGCCTCAGATGCAATTAACAGGCAGTTGAATGAGGTTATAAGTAGATGTACAAAGTCAGATGGAATAAGACCTTATTTTGATGTTGGAGTAATTGGTTACGGATTCAAGAGTGGAGATGCACGGGGCTTGATTGGAGATAGTCCTGTATCAATTTCAGAACTTGAGAGTCATATTTTGAAAATGGAGAAACATTCTGAGGAAATAGATGGTGAAACAATTGAAACGGAGTTTCCAGTTTGGTTTGAACCTGTCGCATCATACGATACTCCCATGGTAAAAGCTCTAACGATTGCTAAGGAATGGACAGAGAAGTGGATTGGAGAGCATGGGAATTCTTTTCCCCCGGTTATCATAAATATTAGTGATGGTGGGGCAACGGATGGGAATCCATCTGACATTGCTGAAGAGATAATGAACATGGAAACTTCTGATGGGAAGGTTCTATTGTGGAACTGCCATCTCTCCGAAAAGGATGAAAAACCAATAAGTTTTCCAAAGGATGAAACAGAAATACCTGAGGATAAGAACGCAAGAACAATGTTTTCAATGACAAGCGTTGTTCCAGAGCCAATGGTTGCTATAGCAAGGGAGGAATTCTCAAACGTTGAAAGTGGTTCCAAAGCATATGTTTTTAACGCAAATCTTGAAGAATTGATAAAGCTTCTGGACATTGGAACAAGAGTGGTATATAACAAGGTAGAATGA
- a CDS encoding glycosyltransferase → MIQDIEIIKILWAFIILVLIVFLSLRIYLVVWWKRQSSSQKNIALKKVTVIFPCKGVDLNFEKNLDAIKHQTVEQYNIVAVVDHLDDPAVQILKKHNMEILVSDGGHSGSGKVGAIATALKKYQESDYFAILDSDTLVKPNWLQSLLGPLADKNIGASTTYPYYDPADRGNIWDYIKKTWGYLGINMMEFRLTRFVWGGSVAFRNDLIFPDNFEKFANSISDDSTITSICKERNLKIAYAHNTRPVVYTREDRKTFMEWSNRQIAISISHSKNAFYAGIGIYGIVILYVIALIPLSIFVWNLFLLGYIPWGMAIAINVSREKQNIMMVTIASIVLPFIYFINMITGVRSTHIEWRGKKYELKK, encoded by the coding sequence ATGATTCAAGACATTGAAATTATAAAAATACTCTGGGCATTCATCATATTGGTACTTATAGTATTTCTATCCCTAAGGATATATCTTGTTGTGTGGTGGAAAAGACAAAGTTCCAGTCAGAAGAATATAGCTTTAAAAAAGGTTACCGTTATATTTCCGTGCAAGGGCGTCGATCTTAATTTTGAAAAAAATTTAGATGCAATAAAACATCAAACAGTCGAACAGTATAATATTGTTGCTGTTGTTGATCATTTAGATGATCCTGCGGTTCAGATACTGAAAAAACATAACATGGAAATTCTAGTTTCAGATGGCGGTCACAGCGGGAGTGGAAAAGTTGGTGCTATAGCAACTGCACTCAAAAAATATCAGGAAAGTGATTACTTTGCTATTTTGGATTCAGATACACTTGTTAAACCCAACTGGCTGCAAAGTCTTTTAGGTCCTCTTGCGGACAAAAATATAGGTGCAAGCACAACTTATCCCTATTATGATCCTGCTGACAGAGGAAATATATGGGACTATATTAAAAAAACATGGGGATACCTTGGAATAAACATGATGGAGTTCAGATTGACAAGATTTGTTTGGGGAGGATCGGTCGCCTTCAGGAATGATTTAATTTTTCCAGATAATTTTGAAAAGTTTGCTAATTCCATTTCAGATGATTCCACAATTACATCCATTTGCAAGGAAAGAAATCTCAAGATTGCTTATGCTCATAATACTAGACCAGTTGTATACACTAGAGAGGATAGAAAAACCTTCATGGAATGGTCCAATAGGCAAATTGCCATAAGCATATCTCACAGTAAGAACGCATTCTATGCAGGAATTGGGATTTATGGTATAGTAATATTATATGTAATTGCCTTAATCCCACTATCCATTTTTGTCTGGAACTTATTCCTTCTCGGATACATTCCATGGGGAATGGCAATTGCCATTAACGTTTCTAGAGAGAAGCAGAACATAATGATGGTTACAATAGCGTCAATAGTGTTACCATTTATCTATTTCATCAATATGATTACTGGAGTTAGATCAACCCATATTGAATGGAGAGGAAAGAAGTATGAATTAAAAAAATGA
- a CDS encoding SIS domain-containing protein: protein MNKRNMTDDIPEVRTKHPYLMYEMLKETPKALKTTIKNVIDEEIDFRRGSVTVTGNGTSYHAGVLGFQSISDENKPWNHIQSYELENYKTPGNNIVAFSHTGKTYSTVQSIRKYPEKFSVGVTHDQNSSLAQISSKSIVIQEKDKSLCNTKAFFDNSLASLIIANKYEKSKYDYEGFISMIDKNLMRADIEMNSIVKEIGKVKNIFVLGAGNNFIAARETAQKLKEATHIHSEGIELEEYNHGCTSVTNKDTLLINICNREDTSRVEQINRGIKYVGAKSIGIGGPGDFEIELDVRNSFELPIQAITYTYFLAYHLAVKLGINPDILRFDEKDYYDFDMEIFPAGQH from the coding sequence TTGAATAAAAGAAATATGACGGATGATATTCCAGAGGTTAGAACAAAGCACCCTTACTTAATGTATGAAATGCTCAAGGAGACTCCAAAAGCTCTAAAAACTACTATAAAAAATGTGATTGATGAAGAAATTGATTTCAGACGCGGTTCTGTAACTGTAACAGGAAACGGAACATCATATCATGCAGGAGTTCTTGGGTTTCAGTCTATTTCTGATGAAAATAAACCATGGAATCATATACAGTCATATGAACTTGAAAATTACAAAACGCCTGGAAATAATATTGTTGCATTCTCACATACCGGTAAAACGTATTCAACTGTCCAGTCAATAAGAAAATATCCAGAAAAATTCAGTGTTGGTGTGACTCATGATCAAAATTCTTCACTGGCGCAAATATCCAGCAAGAGTATAGTTATTCAGGAAAAGGATAAATCTCTATGTAACACAAAGGCATTTTTTGATAACTCTTTAGCGTCTCTTATAATCGCCAATAAGTATGAAAAATCAAAGTATGACTATGAAGGGTTTATTTCCATGATAGATAAGAATCTTATGAGGGCAGATATTGAGATGAACTCGATTGTTAAGGAAATCGGAAAGGTCAAAAATATTTTTGTGCTAGGGGCGGGGAACAATTTTATAGCCGCACGGGAAACTGCTCAAAAACTAAAGGAGGCAACACACATACATAGTGAAGGCATAGAACTGGAAGAATATAACCACGGTTGCACATCTGTTACAAATAAAGATACTCTGCTTATTAACATATGCAACCGCGAAGATACATCAAGGGTAGAACAAATAAACAGAGGAATAAAATATGTTGGAGCGAAATCTATAGGCATTGGTGGCCCAGGAGACTTTGAAATAGAACTTGATGTCAGAAATAGCTTTGAATTACCTATACAGGCAATAACTTATACCTATTTCCTTGCCTACCATCTTGCAGTTAAACTTGGAATCAATCCAGATATACTTAGATTCGACGAAAAAGACTATTATGATTTTGATATGGAAATATTTCCAGCCGGCCAGCACTAA